From Alienimonas californiensis, a single genomic window includes:
- a CDS encoding cyclic-phosphate processing receiver domain-containing protein has translation MSAPLEIVILEDDAPRRAAMRAALADRLPQYRPRFFTTAAEAARYLHDHLDRVLLIVLDHDLDPIPVHPRRSLDAGTGRDVADFLAAREPTCPVVIHTTNRPAAVGMEAELTDAGWTVSIVIPYGDLEWIGAEWLRAVRDAVVHAAVPTAVAA, from the coding sequence ATGAGTGCCCCGCTGGAAATCGTGATTCTCGAAGACGACGCCCCCCGCCGCGCGGCGATGCGGGCGGCGTTGGCGGATCGCCTGCCGCAGTACCGGCCGCGGTTCTTCACCACGGCCGCGGAGGCGGCGCGCTATCTGCACGATCACCTCGATCGCGTGCTGCTCATTGTGCTGGATCACGACCTCGACCCGATCCCGGTTCATCCCCGCCGCAGCCTCGACGCCGGCACCGGGCGGGACGTGGCCGACTTCCTCGCCGCCCGCGAGCCGACCTGCCCCGTCGTCATTCACACCACTAATCGCCCCGCCGCGGTCGGCATGGAGGCGGAACTGACCGACGCCGGGTGGACGGTCAGCATCGTCATCCCCTACGGCGATCTGGAGTGGATCGGCGCCGAGTGGCTGCGGGCCGTCCGCGACGCCGTCGTCCACGCCGCGGTTCCGACCGCCGTCGCCGCTTAA
- a CDS encoding DUF1501 domain-containing protein codes for MPAAPNYCGRTRREFLHQLGGGFGSVALTGLLSGDGFFGSPARASEAAAGLAPGLNHAPKAKSVIFLFMYGGPSHMDTFDHKPAMEGRDGQTVEVKTFGRGGKKNEGRIVEPRWKFKPYGECGKMVSDLFPHVGECVDDIAFLHSMTAESPIHGSAMLMMNSGQLLSGSPAMGSWVNYGLGTENENLPGFVVMLDPSGGPISGAKNWSSGYMPSKLQGTTFRTAAGAQPIYNLKSDRLSPEVQRVVIDAINDRNRDHLGGDGLAGGRGPNSDLNARIASYELAYNMQTAAPEAVDLSQETEETHRLYGTDDKRTEDFGRRCLVARRLVERGVRFVQLYAGGHHNDNNWDAHGDLEDNHNKHAGRTDKPVAALLKDLKRRGLLDETLVVWGGEFGRQPTAEYAKGSGRDHNSYGFTMWMAGGGIKGGVSVGSTDELGSRAVEQPMHVKRLHATVLHQLGLDPNRLTYFHAGLDRKLTGVGETEPIAEIV; via the coding sequence ATGCCCGCCGCCCCGAATTACTGCGGTCGCACCCGTCGCGAGTTCCTCCACCAGCTCGGCGGGGGGTTCGGGTCGGTCGCGCTGACCGGGCTGCTGTCCGGCGACGGGTTCTTCGGCTCCCCGGCCCGGGCCAGCGAAGCCGCCGCCGGGCTCGCCCCCGGCCTGAATCACGCCCCCAAGGCGAAGAGCGTGATCTTCCTGTTCATGTACGGCGGGCCCAGCCACATGGACACCTTCGATCATAAACCGGCGATGGAGGGCCGGGACGGGCAGACCGTCGAGGTCAAAACCTTCGGCCGCGGCGGCAAGAAGAACGAGGGCCGCATCGTCGAGCCCCGCTGGAAGTTCAAGCCCTACGGCGAGTGCGGGAAGATGGTCTCCGACCTGTTCCCCCACGTCGGCGAGTGCGTGGACGACATCGCCTTCCTCCACAGCATGACCGCGGAAAGCCCGATCCACGGCTCCGCCATGCTGATGATGAACAGCGGCCAACTGCTCTCCGGCAGCCCCGCGATGGGCAGTTGGGTGAATTACGGCCTGGGCACGGAGAACGAAAACCTGCCCGGCTTCGTGGTCATGCTGGACCCCAGCGGCGGGCCGATCAGCGGGGCGAAGAACTGGTCCAGCGGCTATATGCCCAGCAAGCTGCAGGGCACGACCTTCCGCACCGCGGCCGGCGCCCAGCCGATTTATAACCTCAAGAGCGACCGGCTCTCCCCGGAGGTCCAGCGGGTCGTGATCGATGCGATCAACGACCGCAACCGCGACCACCTCGGCGGCGACGGCCTGGCCGGCGGGCGCGGCCCCAACAGCGATTTGAACGCCCGCATCGCCAGCTACGAACTCGCCTACAACATGCAGACCGCCGCCCCGGAGGCGGTCGACCTGTCGCAGGAAACGGAGGAGACCCACCGCCTCTACGGCACGGACGACAAGCGGACCGAGGACTTCGGCCGCCGCTGCCTCGTCGCCCGGCGCCTGGTGGAACGCGGCGTGCGGTTCGTGCAGCTCTACGCCGGCGGGCATCACAACGACAACAACTGGGACGCCCACGGCGACCTGGAGGACAACCACAACAAGCACGCCGGCCGCACCGACAAGCCGGTCGCCGCGCTGCTCAAGGACCTGAAACGCCGCGGCCTGCTGGACGAAACGCTGGTCGTCTGGGGCGGGGAGTTCGGCCGCCAGCCGACCGCCGAGTACGCCAAGGGCAGCGGCCGCGACCATAATTCCTACGGCTTCACGATGTGGATGGCCGGCGGGGGGATCAAGGGCGGGGTGAGCGTCGGTTCGACGGACGAACTCGGCAGCCGGGCCGTCGAACAGCCGATGCACGTCAAGCGGCTGCACGCCACCGTGCTGCATCAATTAGGCCTCGATCCCAACCGCCTGACCTACTTCCACGCCGGCCTCGACCGCAAACTGACCGGCGTCGGCGAAACCGAACCGATCGCGGAGATCGTTTAA
- a CDS encoding TlpA family protein disulfide reductase gives MRLSRLPVAVAASALLVLPAALPAQEEGETPEPRLPAAAPADAGLSDADVDRIAEALADKLVDRLADRLADQLAERLEGMIGPTGPDADVRAQIQALVNKSEPEARRDAIQQFIDRQWPKGEPVAAHAADLAGTLAFLGQQMPGEAGYEAFALAAELAARAIESGDVTDQAKRSFGMVFYAAACAHALDEEYGEAFGDLDRAFEYGFDDLELLKEDAELAELRKLPGFAERLDGWEQAVRDAAIAQARQALAEGETFPFAFTMTDTEGVEHSLDDYQGQVVIVDFWGTWCPPCRAEIPSFVKLQKAYGKEGLQIVGLNYERGDDEEENLELINEFVKETEMNYPTGPGSEETQDMVPDLTGFPTTLFVGRDGKVKAKVVGLHDYMFLEAMVTELLAEKAPAKADEKAPKKAAADDAPEAAPED, from the coding sequence ATGCGTCTCTCCCGCCTCCCGGTCGCCGTCGCGGCGTCCGCGTTGCTTGTCCTGCCCGCCGCCCTGCCCGCTCAGGAGGAAGGCGAAACGCCGGAGCCCCGGCTGCCGGCGGCGGCCCCCGCGGACGCCGGCCTCAGCGACGCCGACGTCGACCGCATTGCCGAGGCCCTCGCCGACAAACTGGTCGATCGCCTGGCGGACCGCCTCGCCGATCAACTGGCCGAGCGGCTGGAAGGCATGATCGGCCCGACCGGCCCGGACGCCGACGTGCGGGCCCAGATTCAGGCCTTGGTCAATAAATCCGAACCGGAAGCGCGGCGGGACGCGATCCAGCAGTTCATCGATCGTCAGTGGCCGAAGGGCGAGCCGGTCGCGGCGCACGCCGCGGACCTCGCCGGCACGCTGGCGTTCCTCGGCCAGCAGATGCCGGGGGAGGCGGGCTATGAAGCGTTCGCCCTCGCCGCGGAACTGGCCGCCCGGGCGATCGAATCCGGCGACGTGACGGATCAGGCGAAGCGTTCCTTCGGCATGGTGTTCTACGCCGCCGCCTGCGCCCACGCCCTGGACGAAGAGTACGGCGAAGCGTTCGGCGATCTCGACCGGGCGTTTGAATACGGCTTCGACGATTTGGAACTGCTGAAGGAGGACGCCGAACTCGCCGAACTGCGGAAGCTGCCCGGCTTCGCCGAGCGGCTGGACGGCTGGGAGCAGGCCGTCCGCGACGCCGCGATCGCCCAGGCCCGGCAGGCGCTCGCCGAAGGGGAGACCTTCCCGTTCGCCTTCACCATGACCGACACCGAGGGCGTCGAGCACAGTCTCGACGACTATCAAGGCCAGGTGGTGATCGTGGACTTCTGGGGCACCTGGTGCCCGCCCTGCCGGGCCGAGATCCCCTCCTTCGTGAAGCTGCAAAAGGCCTACGGCAAGGAGGGTCTCCAGATCGTCGGACTGAATTACGAACGCGGCGACGACGAGGAGGAGAACCTGGAACTCATCAACGAGTTCGTGAAGGAAACCGAGATGAACTACCCCACCGGCCCGGGCTCCGAGGAGACCCAGGACATGGTGCCGGACCTGACCGGCTTCCCGACGACGCTGTTCGTCGGCCGCGACGGCAAGGTGAAGGCCAAGGTGGTCGGCCTGCACGACTACATGTTCCTCGAGGCGATGGTCACCGAACTGCTCGCCGAGAAGGCCCCGGCGAAAGCCGACGAGAAGGCCCCGAAGAAGGCCGCCGCGGACGACGCGCCCGAAGCCGCCCCGGAGGACTGA
- a CDS encoding redoxin domain-containing protein, producing the protein MARRPHVAAPRVPRTWGAASRTALRRFAPAAFAPAVLTLAVAGCGEPTAVPATNAAATAPAVNESTAGAPEASAVPVVPASSARPVPGDATGAGRSPDRSAPDRGDAADAELAATLAGLPANLRGRFADLPERWAARQGDPLAAAAAAVTLQEAARLLMDFDEERAYDAFRLSGEAATLAAAAGALPDAAAGQIFYNAACALARDDEVAAAFASLDRAAEAGFSGWEHAETDPDLAALHSTPGFAARLAGWKAASPASAGGSMPEPLLSSADLSGGSGPDGLFPLEFAYMDVSGRPHRLSDYRGQVVVVDFWGTWCPPCRTEIPSFVRLQQQYGPDGLQILGLNYNDDVGDIRQFALQNDMNYPTGPGPDEARAAVPNFRGYPTTVFVGRDGRVRKTLVGAHPYESLEGVVLELLAERVEPADLAQWPTVPDEPRLTDLKKAQRLADGLDRDLLAELDANWELQFEEEAAGVAVARALGGLAGQAEQAGGTAALALPPHAGEIAAQIAAAFPDSAAADDGATFAPVFLAAAAALAQRRDTREALTFLERAATTGWTDWAAVEKNPAFRTLSDEEEFQQRLARWTGADPDAGLSGGGLTGGGPGDAGQGDADGMAAEPTSNLPPAEQAAADLAAAEPFTLSFIARDLDDNRQRPRDYEGQVLLVNLWGFGNEAGEGMIPDLVALQTEHKDAGLRTLGLAYDPPAVADVEAFVAERGVNYPVGIGNQRAKDAVEGYRDLPTTVFVGRDGTARLVVTGPRSRDYLEAVATTLLAEPAPAEQ; encoded by the coding sequence ATGGCCCGCCGTCCGCACGTTGCCGCCCCCCGCGTTCCGCGAACGTGGGGGGCGGCTTCGCGTACGGCCCTCCGCAGGTTCGCCCCCGCGGCGTTCGCCCCCGCGGTTCTGACGTTGGCCGTGGCCGGCTGCGGGGAACCGACGGCCGTCCCCGCGACGAACGCCGCGGCGACCGCCCCGGCGGTGAACGAGTCGACGGCCGGCGCCCCGGAGGCGTCCGCCGTGCCGGTCGTGCCCGCGTCGAGCGCCCGACCGGTTCCAGGCGATGCGACGGGGGCGGGACGCAGTCCGGACCGATCGGCGCCGGATCGAGGGGACGCCGCCGATGCGGAACTGGCCGCGACGCTGGCGGGACTGCCGGCGAACCTGCGGGGGCGGTTCGCGGACTTGCCGGAGCGCTGGGCGGCCCGGCAGGGCGATCCGCTGGCGGCGGCCGCGGCGGCCGTCACGTTGCAGGAGGCCGCCCGGTTGCTGATGGACTTCGACGAGGAGCGGGCCTACGACGCCTTCCGGCTCTCCGGGGAGGCGGCGACCCTCGCTGCGGCCGCCGGAGCCCTGCCGGACGCCGCGGCGGGGCAGATCTTCTACAACGCCGCCTGCGCCCTCGCCCGGGACGACGAGGTCGCCGCCGCGTTCGCCTCGCTGGACCGGGCCGCCGAGGCCGGCTTCAGCGGCTGGGAACATGCCGAGACCGACCCGGACCTCGCCGCGTTGCACAGCACGCCCGGCTTCGCCGCCCGCCTCGCCGGGTGGAAGGCCGCGTCGCCCGCCTCCGCCGGCGGGTCGATGCCCGAGCCGCTGCTCAGTTCGGCAGACCTCTCCGGCGGCAGCGGCCCCGACGGGCTATTCCCGCTGGAGTTCGCCTACATGGACGTCTCCGGCCGCCCGCACCGCCTGTCGGATTACCGGGGGCAGGTGGTCGTCGTGGACTTCTGGGGCACCTGGTGCCCGCCCTGCCGGACGGAGATCCCCTCGTTCGTCCGCCTTCAACAGCAATACGGCCCGGACGGGCTGCAGATTCTCGGCCTGAACTACAACGACGACGTCGGCGACATCCGGCAGTTCGCCCTGCAGAACGACATGAACTACCCGACCGGCCCCGGCCCGGACGAGGCCCGGGCGGCGGTGCCGAACTTTCGCGGCTACCCGACGACCGTGTTCGTCGGCCGCGACGGCCGGGTGCGGAAGACGCTCGTCGGGGCGCACCCGTACGAATCGCTGGAGGGCGTGGTGCTCGAACTGCTCGCGGAGCGGGTCGAGCCGGCCGATCTGGCCCAGTGGCCGACCGTGCCCGACGAGCCGCGGCTGACCGACCTCAAGAAGGCCCAGCGGTTGGCCGACGGGCTCGACCGGGACCTGCTCGCCGAACTCGACGCGAACTGGGAATTGCAGTTTGAGGAGGAGGCGGCCGGCGTCGCCGTGGCGCGGGCCCTGGGCGGGCTGGCGGGTCAGGCGGAGCAGGCCGGCGGGACGGCGGCGCTCGCGTTGCCCCCGCACGCCGGGGAGATCGCCGCCCAGATCGCCGCCGCCTTCCCCGACTCCGCCGCGGCCGACGACGGCGCCACGTTCGCCCCGGTCTTCCTCGCCGCCGCCGCGGCGCTGGCGCAGCGCCGCGACACGCGGGAGGCGCTCACCTTCCTCGAACGCGCCGCCACCACCGGCTGGACCGACTGGGCCGCCGTCGAGAAGAACCCGGCGTTCCGCACGCTGTCGGACGAGGAGGAGTTCCAGCAGCGCCTCGCCCGCTGGACCGGCGCCGACCCGGACGCCGGCCTGAGCGGGGGCGGACTGACCGGGGGCGGACCGGGCGACGCCGGACAGGGCGACGCCGACGGGATGGCGGCCGAGCCGACTTCAAATCTGCCCCCCGCCGAGCAGGCCGCCGCGGACCTCGCCGCCGCGGAGCCGTTCACCCTGTCGTTCATTGCCCGCGACCTCGACGACAACCGCCAGCGCCCGCGGGACTACGAGGGGCAGGTGTTGCTGGTGAACCTCTGGGGGTTCGGGAACGAGGCCGGCGAGGGAATGATCCCGGACCTCGTCGCCCTGCAAACGGAGCACAAAGACGCGGGGCTGCGGACGCTCGGGCTGGCCTACGACCCGCCGGCGGTCGCCGACGTGGAGGCCTTCGTGGCGGAGCGCGGGGTGAACTACCCGGTGGGCATCGGCAATCAGCGGGCGAAGGACGCGGTGGAGGGCTACCGCGACCTGCCGACCACCGTGTTCGTCGGCCGCGACGGCACGGCCCGGCTGGTCGTGACGGGGCCGCGGTCGCGGGACTATCTGGAGGCCGTCGCGACGACGTTGCTGGCAGAACCGGCCCCCGCCGAGCAGTAA
- a CDS encoding sodium:solute symporter family transporter, whose protein sequence is MSVLTVGTFLLFTGLVAGLTYWFTRGKELGTGEGYFLAGRSLTGGVIAGSLLLTNLSTEQLVGLNGGAFDEGLSVFAWEVIAAFSMVLMALVFLPKYLARGVATVPQYLEGSFGPKTRAVSTLMFVLADSLVTLPVVLYTGATAIIGVLNLEDLTGWESEPLLWGIVISLGVIGSCYAVFGGLRAVAFSDVINGVGLLIGGLMIAYLGLAAVAEKSPTADNVVEAFEEMKATRGELYESLQEDREAVAPLQTARTALQKQGADFVGLTESLAYLKQESPDQYEAITPVVLAKARESGAEVPADADPLAVAESLRDAESPVTYERLSRRTLKSPTIPWPTLLSGVLLVNLFYWCTNQQIIQRTLAADGLAEGQKGVLLAAGFKLLAPIVMVIPGLAALHLYGSDLVEGGRVTKGAEAYGALVGDVLQNEIVLGFFAAVVFGSILSTFNSVLNSTATLFSLGVYKAQINPLATEGQQVRVGQIFGTLVAITAVIGGPLLGGVEGIFDFLQQMRGLYFIPIFAAMVWAFNTRRLPDWAGAAAILGGASIVGLKYWVPGWNSAVDGVMHNWHFIGCVFAALVVFLFVVLKVAPTPPKPELPPSPVDMTPWRWAVPVGVLLVLGVLGLYAAFV, encoded by the coding sequence ATGTCCGTCCTCACCGTCGGTACGTTTCTGCTGTTCACCGGGCTCGTCGCTGGGCTGACCTATTGGTTCACCCGCGGCAAGGAGCTGGGCACCGGCGAGGGCTACTTCCTCGCCGGCCGCAGCCTGACCGGCGGGGTGATCGCCGGGTCGCTGCTGCTGACGAACCTGTCGACGGAGCAGCTCGTCGGGCTGAACGGCGGGGCGTTCGACGAAGGGCTCAGCGTGTTCGCCTGGGAGGTGATCGCGGCGTTCAGCATGGTGCTGATGGCCCTGGTCTTCCTGCCGAAATATCTGGCCCGCGGCGTGGCCACGGTGCCGCAGTATCTCGAGGGCAGCTTCGGTCCGAAAACGCGGGCGGTCAGCACGTTGATGTTCGTGCTGGCGGACTCCCTCGTCACCCTGCCGGTCGTCTTATACACCGGGGCGACGGCGATTATCGGGGTGTTGAACCTGGAAGACTTAACCGGCTGGGAGAGCGAGCCGCTGCTGTGGGGGATCGTGATCTCGCTGGGCGTGATCGGCAGTTGCTACGCGGTGTTCGGCGGCCTGCGGGCGGTGGCGTTCTCCGACGTGATCAACGGCGTCGGGCTGCTGATCGGCGGATTGATGATCGCCTACCTCGGCCTCGCCGCGGTCGCCGAGAAAAGCCCCACGGCGGACAACGTCGTCGAGGCGTTCGAGGAGATGAAGGCGACCCGGGGCGAACTGTATGAATCGCTGCAGGAGGACCGGGAAGCGGTCGCCCCGCTGCAAACCGCCCGGACGGCGCTGCAGAAGCAGGGCGCCGATTTCGTCGGCCTGACGGAGTCGCTGGCATATCTCAAACAGGAGTCCCCGGACCAGTACGAGGCCATCACCCCTGTGGTGCTGGCGAAGGCCCGGGAGTCCGGCGCCGAGGTCCCCGCCGACGCCGACCCGCTGGCCGTCGCCGAGAGCCTGCGGGACGCCGAGAGCCCCGTCACCTACGAACGGCTCAGCCGGCGGACACTGAAATCCCCCACGATTCCCTGGCCCACGCTGCTGTCCGGCGTGCTGTTGGTGAACCTGTTTTACTGGTGCACGAACCAGCAAATTATCCAGCGGACCCTCGCCGCCGACGGGCTGGCCGAGGGGCAGAAGGGCGTGCTGCTGGCCGCCGGCTTCAAGTTGCTGGCTCCGATCGTGATGGTGATCCCCGGGCTGGCCGCGCTGCACCTGTACGGTTCGGACCTCGTGGAAGGCGGCCGGGTCACAAAGGGGGCGGAGGCCTACGGGGCGCTGGTCGGCGACGTGCTGCAGAACGAAATCGTGCTGGGCTTCTTCGCGGCGGTGGTGTTCGGCTCGATCCTCAGCACCTTTAACAGTGTGTTAAACTCCACCGCCACGCTGTTCAGCCTCGGCGTCTATAAAGCCCAGATCAATCCGCTGGCGACCGAGGGCCAGCAGGTGCGGGTCGGGCAAATCTTCGGCACGCTGGTGGCGATCACCGCGGTGATCGGCGGCCCGCTGCTGGGCGGCGTGGAGGGCATCTTCGACTTCCTCCAGCAGATGCGCGGCCTGTACTTCATCCCGATCTTCGCGGCGATGGTGTGGGCCTTTAACACCCGCCGCCTGCCGGACTGGGCCGGCGCCGCCGCGATCCTCGGCGGGGCCTCGATCGTGGGCCTGAAGTACTGGGTGCCGGGCTGGAACTCCGCCGTGGACGGCGTGATGCACAACTGGCACTTCATCGGCTGCGTGTTCGCCGCGCTGGTGGTCTTCCTGTTCGTCGTGTTGAAGGTCGCCCCGACGCCGCCGAAGCCGGAGTTGCCGCCCTCGCCGGTCGATATGACGCCCTGGCGCTGGGCCGTCCCGGTCGGCGTGCTGCTGGTGCTCGGCGTGCTGGGGCTCTACGCCGCGTTCGTGTGA
- a CDS encoding Uma2 family endonuclease, producing MNAPATLSPSRPRAATSAWASPPAGRPAGASGEPTTHRVTVAEYHAMRDANVFPPDGPKLELLDGEILEMPAPGPLHASTVDGIAGRLLRRLPDGWFVRVQNPVTFLTSEPLPDLLVVAGEGFDWRDRHPGPEDAALLIEVSDSSLSFDRHRKARVYAAAGVTPYWIVNLVDRRVEVHDEPSPGDGAEENPPGYRRRDVSPGETLSFRVGDATITLDAADLLPPAPGAPLGGDGEPGDA from the coding sequence ATGAACGCCCCCGCAACGCTCTCCCCGTCGCGACCGCGGGCCGCGACGTCCGCGTGGGCGTCGCCGCCCGCCGGCCGGCCGGCCGGCGCGTCCGGCGAGCCGACGACGCACCGGGTGACGGTCGCGGAATACCACGCGATGCGGGACGCGAACGTGTTTCCGCCGGACGGTCCGAAGCTCGAATTGCTCGACGGAGAAATCCTTGAGATGCCTGCGCCTGGTCCTCTCCATGCCTCGACCGTCGACGGGATTGCGGGCCGGTTGCTCCGCCGTCTGCCGGACGGGTGGTTCGTCCGGGTTCAGAACCCGGTCACTTTTCTGACGAGCGAACCGCTGCCGGACCTGCTCGTCGTCGCCGGCGAGGGCTTCGACTGGCGGGACCGTCACCCGGGGCCGGAGGACGCGGCGTTGCTGATTGAGGTGTCCGACTCTTCGCTGTCGTTCGACCGCCACCGCAAAGCCCGCGTTTACGCCGCTGCGGGGGTGACGCCGTACTGGATCGTTAATCTCGTCGATCGCCGCGTCGAGGTGCACGACGAGCCCTCCCCCGGCGACGGCGCCGAGGAGAACCCGCCCGGCTATCGACGCCGCGACGTTTCGCCGGGGGAGACGCTGTCGTTCCGTGTCGGCGACGCGACGATCACGCTCGACGCCGCGGACCTGTTGCCCCCGGCCCCCGGCGCGCCGCTTGGCGGCGACGGCGAACCGGGGGATGCGTGA
- the purB gene encoding adenylosuccinate lyase produces MSHDRYENPLLTRYASDAMAELWSARTKHGLWRRLWLALAESQQELGLDIPDAALEQMRASLDLSDDDFALAAKYEMDLRHDVMAHVHAWGEVCPDARPIIHLGATSCFVTDNAELIQTRRSLELVRTRLVRVIDALARFAEQWADEPCLGFTHLQPAQPTTVGKRATLWCQDLCLDLEEVEHRLARLKFRGVKGTTGTQATFLQLFGGDGAKVDRLDELVREKMDFAESYAVTGQTYPRKVDAMVLATLSGVGQSCHKAGTDLRILQHRKELEEPQGDKQIGSSAMAYKRNPMRAERMCGLARFAMSLAANGDDTAATQWLERTLDDSANRRLSLPQSCLAIDACLLIYANVAGGLLVYPKVIAANLASELPFMATEAVLMAGVEAGGDRQDLHERVRVHSRDAGRVVKEQGEANDLIARLQADDAFAGVDLSATLDPKKYIGRAPEQTRRFVEQVVGPIRERYADALTGAAGELKV; encoded by the coding sequence ATGAGCCACGATCGTTACGAAAATCCCCTCCTCACCCGCTACGCGTCCGACGCGATGGCGGAACTGTGGAGCGCCCGCACCAAGCACGGCCTCTGGCGGCGGTTGTGGTTGGCGCTGGCCGAGTCGCAGCAGGAACTCGGCCTCGACATCCCCGACGCCGCGTTGGAGCAGATGCGGGCCTCGCTGGACCTGTCCGACGACGACTTCGCCCTCGCCGCGAAGTACGAAATGGACCTCCGCCACGACGTGATGGCCCACGTGCACGCCTGGGGCGAGGTCTGCCCGGACGCCCGGCCGATCATTCACCTCGGGGCGACGAGCTGCTTCGTCACCGACAACGCCGAACTGATCCAGACCCGCCGCAGCCTCGAACTGGTCCGCACCCGGCTGGTGCGGGTCATCGACGCCCTCGCGCGCTTCGCCGAGCAGTGGGCCGACGAACCCTGCCTCGGCTTCACCCACCTTCAGCCGGCCCAGCCCACGACCGTCGGCAAGCGGGCGACGTTGTGGTGCCAGGACCTGTGCCTCGACCTGGAAGAGGTCGAGCACCGTTTAGCCCGACTCAAATTCCGCGGGGTGAAGGGGACGACCGGCACGCAGGCGACCTTCCTGCAGCTGTTCGGCGGGGACGGGGCCAAGGTCGATCGGCTGGACGAGTTGGTCCGCGAGAAGATGGACTTCGCCGAGAGCTACGCCGTCACCGGGCAGACCTACCCCCGCAAGGTGGACGCGATGGTGCTCGCCACGCTGAGCGGCGTCGGGCAGAGCTGCCACAAAGCCGGCACGGACCTGCGCATCCTCCAGCACCGCAAGGAGTTGGAGGAGCCGCAGGGGGACAAGCAGATCGGCAGTTCCGCGATGGCCTACAAGCGGAACCCGATGCGGGCCGAACGCATGTGCGGGCTGGCCCGGTTCGCGATGAGCCTCGCCGCCAACGGCGACGACACCGCCGCGACCCAGTGGCTCGAACGCACCCTCGACGACAGCGCCAACCGCCGTTTGAGCCTGCCGCAGAGCTGCCTGGCGATCGACGCCTGCCTGCTGATCTACGCCAACGTCGCCGGCGGGCTGCTGGTCTACCCGAAGGTGATCGCGGCGAACCTCGCCTCCGAGTTGCCCTTCATGGCGACCGAGGCGGTGCTAATGGCCGGCGTGGAAGCCGGCGGCGACCGGCAGGACCTGCACGAGCGGGTCCGGGTGCACTCCCGCGACGCCGGCCGGGTGGTGAAGGAACAGGGCGAGGCGAACGACCTGATCGCCCGCCTCCAGGCCGACGACGCCTTCGCCGGCGTGGACCTCTCCGCGACGCTCGACCCGAAGAAGTACATCGGCCGCGCCCCGGAGCAGACCCGCCGGTTCGTGGAGCAGGTCGTCGGCCCGATCCGGGAACGCTACGCCGACGCCCTCACCGGCGCCGCGGGCGAGTTGAAGGTCTGA